In Bacteroidota bacterium, the genomic stretch ATATAATTTCGTATCGAATGGTTTAAAACCATTAGATACGCTACTCGCAAAAGCCCTGAATTTTATATTCAGGGTAACGAGAGGAAATTTCTCATACAGATACTAAGCCGCAATAATTCTATGAAAAGCCAACTTAGCGCCTTAGTGGCACCAATTTACTTCATAACAAATAAAAAAGCCGGCATTGCTGCCGGCTTCACAAAAGAAAACCTATTAAAAATGCATTATGCTATTCTAAGAAACGGGGAGTAAGAATTATCTTATTCAAAACAGGTTTGGGTTTACGAGTGGTTTTCAACACAAAATTCAATACCAACTCGTGTGTACCGCTACTCACATTGCTAATATCAGTAAGCGTATAATCATAGCTATATCCCAAATGCCATTGCGGGGTGATGTAATACCCTAACAATACCGACATAGCGTCGCCTGAGCGGTAAGCAAAACCGCCACGTAATTTTTGCTTGTACAACAAGTCAGCATTCACATCAAACTGGGTGGTTGCACCATCGTTTTTCATCAACACATTAGGGCGTAATGCTAATACAGGTGAAAGCTCAAATTGCATGCCTGCTGTTAAGTAATAGTGCCTGCGGCCGTTGTATTTAACCATTGCTCCGGCAGCGGCATCGTAGTTAAAATCTTCCTCTGAAAGGTGGGTGGCCGAAAGCCCTACGTACAAATTGTTTACGCTTTCGTTTTGATAGAAAAATCCAAACCCGTAATCAGGTTTCAAACTCGATACGTTTGTAGTAGGGATTTTAAGGTCGTTGGCTTGCTCAGGGCTAAGTTTGCTGCCGTTTAACGATTTCTGCAAAAACCCGATAGAAGGCCCTACGCCCAAAGTTCCACTACCGATATTGAAACGGTAGTTATAAGACAATGAAAGGTTTACCGATTTTTCATAGCCCAATTTATCGTTTACCAATTGCAAGCCAAAACCGTGGCTACGGAAGGGAAGATTAATACCTAATGACTGGGTACTGGGAGCCAACCCCTCTTTGTAGCCAGCCCATTGGCTGTGGTGCAGCAAAGTAGCCTCTAAACCACCTTGTGAGCCTGAATAAGCAGGGTTGTATGCCTGCCTGTTAAACATAAAATGAGTATAGTAAGGGTCTTGCTGGCCAAAAACGGCTGCACAAATAAGCAACAAGCCCAACACTGCTATTATCTTTTTCATTGTTTTAATTTTTTCTTCTTTTACAACTTACTTTGATACAATCCTGAAGGTTGTACGACGGTTTAACTGATGTTCCTCTTCGCTGCAATTGCGTTTCACTTCCGTGCCCTCGCAAGCACAATCGTTTACCAGTTTGGTTTCACCATAGCCTTTTGCTTCCAAACGGGCAGAAGCAATGCCTTTGCTTATCAGGTAATCTACCACTGATTGTGCCCTGCGTTGAGACAATTGCTCGTTATATTCTTTTGAAGAGCGGCAATCGGTGTGTGAACCTATTTCGATACGGATTTTAGGATATTTGTTCAAAAGGGTGATTAATGAATCTATCACGGGTAGTGATTCTGGACGCAAATCAGCCTTGTCTAAATCGTAGTAAATACCTTTCAGGGTAAACTCGTCTTCAACGTTCATTTGATTCAAAAGCAGCTCTTGCACAAAGTTTTCGGACAGTTCTTTACCAACGGTAGATACCTGTTTGGCCTCACTGTCAAAGTAGTAATCTTCGGCTTTTGAAGCGAAGAAACCGTATGAGGTGTTCATCATCAAAGGAGACTCAAGCACACCTTCACCGTTTGCAGTAAACGATGCGGCACTGTCTTTATTAATTGTAAACTTAACAGTAGCATTAGGAATGGTTTTGCCTGTTTTGGCATCTCTCACCACAATTTTCAGCTTAAACTCAAGCGGTTTAAGGTAAAAACCGTAAATATCATCCTTGCCCCTGCCGCCTTCGCGGTTTGATGACAAGTATCCGTTTTGCTTATCATCAGAAACAGTGAACGAAAAATCATCTGCACCTGAGTTAATAGGCCACTTCATGTTCACGGGTTCTTCCCACGTGCCGCCGTTATTTTTGGCTGAGAAAACATCTAAACCGCCCATACCTACGTGACCGTTTGACGAGAAGTACAAAGTACCGTCGGCATGGATAAAGGGAAACATATCGTCTTTGTTGGTATTAATCACTGAACCTGCATTTACAGGAGCACTCCAGCTTTTACCACGCTTATCAAAAGTAGTAGCGTAAATATCCTTACCACCAAAACCACCGGGCAAATCGGCAGAGAAATACAAGGTTAAACCGTCTTGAGACACCGAAGGATGGCCGTAGTTAGTTAACGAATCATCGCAAAACGAAAGAGCCGAAACATCTTTAAACGCTTTGCCCGAAAGTGTAGCCTCGTATATTTTACAAGAATTTTCTGTACCCTCTACCCCGTTGCAAAGGGTAAAGTATATTTTAGAACCTGAGAACGCGCCTGTGGCTTCGTTGTAATCAAACACCAACCCTTCGGCGGGGTTTACTTTACCTATCGAGGGCAGTTGTTCCCCACGTTTAGCCCTTTTAAGTTCGGCACGGTAAATATCAACAAACTTATCTCCGGTACGGCCGTACACTCTTCTATTATCAGGGTTTTCACGGTCCGAAGAGAAAAACAAAGCATCGCCCCTATAGGCCACCACACCAAAATCAGAATTTTTAGTGTTTAAGCCCTTCATGTTTTCAACTACGTAGCGGGTTTGCTCCTTTTTCCATTCCATGCCTTTTACACAGCCCTCAATCTCGTGGTCGGCTTGGTCGCCAATACCTCCTTTTGCTTTGTACTCCTCAAATTTGGCTTTGGCTTCTTCGTAACGCTCGGCATTCTTCATTTCCATCGCCACAAACCAAAGCGCCTCTTTATTATCGGGGTCGTTTTTCAAGGTTTGGTTATACCAATATTCGGCATTTTTGTAGTCGTTTATCTTACGAAAACTCTCGGCAGCACCAAAAGCAGCTTCGGCTTTCAGCTCTTTATCTGTCAAACCAGCATACGCCTGCTTATACATGGATGAGCTAAGAAAGTACTCGCGGCTTTCAAAGGCTTTGTTAGCATCAGTAATGGTGGCTTTTCTGCTACAGCCGGCCATAACAGCCGCGCTCAGCGCAAAAACCAATAAAGGTTTTGTAATTAGTCTTATATTTTTCATAACCGTTTTTATCTAATCAGTGTAATGTTGCCTCTGGCAGTAACAATCTGGCCTGATGGCTTGTGGGCAAAAAACATATATACATACACGCCGTCAGGCAAGGGTTTGCCTTTGAAACTACCGTCCCATAAGGTGTTTTGGTCTTTGGCTTCAAACACCAACTCGCCCCAGCGGTCGTAAATCATAAAGTGTACTTCAGCCAGCTCATAAGGAGCAAAGTATTTGTACCAATCGTTCAAGAAATCACCACTTGGAGTAAATGCCGTGGGGAAATAGATGAAATCGGGCACTACAATTACTGTGCGGGCAGTGCTGTCTAGACAACCGGTAGCTGATTGTGCTGTGAGGCGTAGTTGGTACTCTCCCTCGTTACGGTATGTAATTTTGGGTAACGAATCGGTATAAGTGCGTCCGTCGGTGTTCCAAGAATATTTTACAGCACCGAAACTATTATTGGTAATGCCGATAAGTTCACCTGCATAAAAAGTATCTTTTTGCAGCGTAAAATCAGCATCAAACACTGAGTTATCTACCTCAACATCAATAGTATCTTCCCCACCCGGGCAACCCAACAAAGTAGATTTCACCCAAAACGATTCGTTTTTAGTCATTACCACATTAATGCTTGCGGTAGTTGCACCTGTGTTCCATAAAAAAGCATCTCCGCCGTTAGCGGTTAACGTAGTTTGCGAACCGAAACAAACCTTTGCAGGGCCTGCAATCTGTGGGTCGGGCGCAATTACTGATTCTACTTGCACACTATCGTAAAAAGTGCAGCCGTTTGCATCTGTACCGTACACCTTAAAGTATGCTGTAGCAGGCGGATAAGCGAGTGTTGAAGCCGACGAGGTATCGCTTAAAAAGGGCGAATATTCCCAAGTGTAGTTAATAGCTCCCGTGGCGGTTAGTGCAGTAGTATCTCCCTCGCAAATGGTTTTCTTCACTCCCGCATCAACAGAAGGCAAAGGCAGTATCGTAACCGTAACATTTTTAGTTACATCTGGGCATCCTGCACCTGCTTTTGCCACTACACTATACATAGTAGTGTTGATGGGCTGTGCAGTGGGTGATGCCAAGGTATCGTTATTAAGGCTGCCGGATGGCGACCATTTGTAGCTTTCACCACCGCTTACATTTAACTGCGTGCTGTTACCAAAACAAATGGATGTATCAGGGCTGATGGTAATAACAGGCTGTGCTTTCACCGCCACCACTACACTACTGTCTGTTTGGCAACCCAAAGTATCGTTTACAACCAGTTTTACATTGAATTTACCCGTATCAACAAATTGACGTTGGAAGTTACCACCCGAACCTTTAAGAGTATCGTTTATATGCCAGTTGCGTTGGGTAATAGCCCCTGCGGGCGAGCTGTTATCAGTAAAGGTTACCGTTCCGCCGGCACAAATTGTAAGGTTACTGGTGGTAAAGACTACTGCGGCACCGTTGATAATAGTAATGGAATCATCGGTAAAATAGGTAAGCGAGCAATTATTGCTATCGGTCAATATCAGCTTGGGTCTGAAAATACCGTTCACTTTATACACGTGCGTGGCAGTGTCTGTATTCAGGTAATCCAATTGTCCGTCGCCGTAATCCCAAGTGTATAGTACCGCATCGGTGCTACCGTTGGCTTTCAAATTAACCTTCAAAGGCTTGCAACCATCATTTGGTGTAAAACTAAATGTCCCGGTAGGTCCGCCTACAGTAATAAAATCTTGTTTAATAATGCTGTCGTAGCAACCGCCTATACTCTTCACCCGCACCGATACAGTGTATTTACCGGGCTTGTTATAGGTATGTGTCGGATTTTTTACTGCTGAGTAACTACTATCGCCAAAATCCCAATAGTATTCATTTACATCGTCGGTTTGGCTGATGGTAAACACCACGGCAAACGGAGGACAAAGTCCCTTGCTTTGATTTACGGAGAAATCAACCTGTGGTTTTACCACATTGATTGCTTTTTTAACTGTGATAGAATCCTCACAGCCGTCGTTCCTCCTCACTCGCAAAAACACATCGTATTTACCAGTATCGTTGTACACGTGCGAAGGATTGATAACATTAGAGGTATCTCCGTCGCCAAAACGCCAGTGATAACGGTTGTTCAACCCGCCAACGGTATAGTTTTGAAAACTTGCCGTAGTGCCCGCACACAACACATCGGGAACTACCATAAATACCGGTTTAGGAGGGGCGTACTCAATAACACGGGTAAGGCTGTGCGAACAACCTATTTTGTCTGACACGGTAAGAGTTACTAAGTAAGTACCCAATGCTGAAAATTTGTATTTTGGGTGACGAAGATTGCTGGTATCAGCGGGAGCTTTGCCTTTATCACCAAATTTCCACGTCCACTTTGAAAGACTATCGGTTTTGGTGGAAATATCAAAAAACGCCACCGAATCGGGAGGACATATCCTACCTACGGTTTTAAAATTAGCCCGAGGCCCTTTCACGTATATTTTCCGCGTTGCCGAAGCTGTACAACCGTCTTTATCGGTAGCGGTCAGTTTAGCATCGTACACCGCCGGAATGGTGTATTTATAAGAAGGTTTTTGAATGATGGCCGTGTCGCCGTCAAGGGCAGGGTCGCCAAAATCCCAAAACCATTTGCGGCTGCGGGTGGTGGTATCGTCAAAGTTTACGGTAAGAGGGGCACATCCTGTAGTATCAGAGAGTTTAAAGTTTGCTCTGAATTTTGGCCGCACCCGCACATCGTAAATCATTGAGTCTCTGCAACCCGTACGTACACTAAACAACCACAACTTCACAGGGTAATCACCGATTGCCGTGTAGGTATGTGTAGGTAATGAATCTACCGAGTAGTTACAATTTTTACCCACGTTCAACCCGTTTTTGGTATCGGTGGTACACTGCTGGTTACTGATTTTAAAAGCTTTGGGGTCGTTAAAAAACCACACCCTAACCACGGTATCACGAGGGTTTTTGTAGCGCGAAACATCAAAAAACCGAACTTGAGCAGGTGTATCACAATACAGCCCTTCCATATTGTCGGTTTGTATCCACGCCAACGGCGGGTCGATGTTGATGTATTGGGTAATGGTGGTGTCTTTTTGGCAAGTGCCGTTCCACAGGGTAAGTTTAATATCAAACGAATCGGGCAATTCAAGAATTTTAGCCCAATTGCTGTACAGATGTTGAGGGTTTACCTGCAATGTATCTTTAATACCGTCACCAAAATCCCACTCAAACTTGGTATAGTTTTGCGATTTATTGGTAAAGGTGATGCGCTTCTTCACGCACTCGTCCTGCTTATCAGCCTTAAAATCAGGAATGGGTTTGGTAAAAATACTTACCGTGTCCTGCCCTGTAGCTTTGCAACCATCGGGATAGGTAACCGTAAGCTTCACGATGTACTCTCCCTGATTAAAGAATTGCGAAGGTTTAGACTGTGTTGATGTATTACCGTCGGCAAAATCCCACGAAAAAGCCGTTGCCCCTGCGGGGTCGGTGGTATAATCAAATTTCACCGTTGCCGAATCGGCACATACCTGCCTTGGAGTAGGCTTTACCAATACTTCGGGTTTAAAATCAATGGTATCTGTTTGCGTAGCCCTGCAACCACCGGGAGTAATGGTGGTAAACTTGATTATAAAAGGGCCGTGTGAAGTATAGGCATGAATAATATTGCGTTGCGATGAAGTATCGCCGTCGCCAAACTCCCAAAACGAACCGTAACCCGCTGTATTGTTAGTAAACGTAACGTTAAACGGAGTTTTACAGTTCCGGCGGGGATTCATGGTGTAGTCCGTAACGGGCACATCATCAATCATTAGTTGCTTTTTAACTGTGTCGGCACAGCCGCCTGCAAAAGTTACTATCAGTTTCACAGTGCGCATTCCCGCGCTTGTGTAAGTATTTTGTGCGGGGCTACTGTTTGACGCGTTGCCATCACCAAAATCCCACAACACACTTTGCGGAGTGCCGCTGCCTGTAATAGTAAACGTTAGCGGAATATCTTTACACCCTTGCGCCGTTGAAGGGCTAAAATCAACCACATTATTACCGGCAGTAACAAAATTGCTTTTGGTTAGTGAGTCTTTACACCCTGTTACAGTATTAACAGCCACCAGCTTTACTGTATAATTGCCTGCGGCGGTATAACTTGCCGAAGGATCTGTTGCTGTAGAGGTGGTG encodes the following:
- a CDS encoding type IX secretion system membrane protein PorP/SprF, with protein sequence MKKIIAVLGLLLICAAVFGQQDPYYTHFMFNRQAYNPAYSGSQGGLEATLLHHSQWAGYKEGLAPSTQSLGINLPFRSHGFGLQLVNDKLGYEKSVNLSLSYNYRFNIGSGTLGVGPSIGFLQKSLNGSKLSPEQANDLKIPTTNVSSLKPDYGFGFFYQNESVNNLYVGLSATHLSEEDFNYDAAAGAMVKYNGRRHYYLTAGMQFELSPVLALRPNVLMKNDGATTQFDVNADLLYKQKLRGGFAYRSGDAMSVLLGYYITPQWHLGYSYDYTLTDISNVSSGTHELVLNFVLKTTRKPKPVLNKIILTPRFLE
- a CDS encoding OmpA family protein; translation: MKNIRLITKPLLVFALSAAVMAGCSRKATITDANKAFESREYFLSSSMYKQAYAGLTDKELKAEAAFGAAESFRKINDYKNAEYWYNQTLKNDPDNKEALWFVAMEMKNAERYEEAKAKFEEYKAKGGIGDQADHEIEGCVKGMEWKKEQTRYVVENMKGLNTKNSDFGVVAYRGDALFFSSDRENPDNRRVYGRTGDKFVDIYRAELKRAKRGEQLPSIGKVNPAEGLVFDYNEATGAFSGSKIYFTLCNGVEGTENSCKIYEATLSGKAFKDVSALSFCDDSLTNYGHPSVSQDGLTLYFSADLPGGFGGKDIYATTFDKRGKSWSAPVNAGSVINTNKDDMFPFIHADGTLYFSSNGHVGMGGLDVFSAKNNGGTWEEPVNMKWPINSGADDFSFTVSDDKQNGYLSSNREGGRGKDDIYGFYLKPLEFKLKIVVRDAKTGKTIPNATVKFTINKDSAASFTANGEGVLESPLMMNTSYGFFASKAEDYYFDSEAKQVSTVGKELSENFVQELLLNQMNVEDEFTLKGIYYDLDKADLRPESLPVIDSLITLLNKYPKIRIEIGSHTDCRSSKEYNEQLSQRRAQSVVDYLISKGIASARLEAKGYGETKLVNDCACEGTEVKRNCSEEEHQLNRRTTFRIVSK
- a CDS encoding PKD domain-containing protein, encoding MKIGILRYIVLISGLLTLAATKLQGQVTAAFTADATSGCSPKLIKFTDNSTGNITSWQWSFGNSATSTLQNPVIIYTSPGTYTVSLTVSGPGGTNTLTKTAYITVFDNPKADFTVNTAVGCQHSQFSLTNTSTLSGNGAAITNYFWDLGDGNTSTTKDPSHAYHVAGAMTVSLRIKDANGCESFKEIQKAIQVDPTPVVAFTADKPASCITPAQVNFTNQTTGSNLAYSWDLGNNTTSTATDPSASYTAAGNYTVKLVAVNTVTGCKDSLTKSNFVTAGNNVVDFSPSTAQGCKDIPLTFTITGSGTPQSVLWDFGDGNASNSSPAQNTYTSAGMRTVKLIVTFAGGCADTVKKQLMIDDVPVTDYTMNPRRNCKTPFNVTFTNNTAGYGSFWEFGDGDTSSQRNIIHAYTSHGPFIIKFTTITPGGCRATQTDTIDFKPEVLVKPTPRQVCADSATVKFDYTTDPAGATAFSWDFADGNTSTQSKPSQFFNQGEYIVKLTVTYPDGCKATGQDTVSIFTKPIPDFKADKQDECVKKRITFTNKSQNYTKFEWDFGDGIKDTLQVNPQHLYSNWAKILELPDSFDIKLTLWNGTCQKDTTITQYINIDPPLAWIQTDNMEGLYCDTPAQVRFFDVSRYKNPRDTVVRVWFFNDPKAFKISNQQCTTDTKNGLNVGKNCNYSVDSLPTHTYTAIGDYPVKLWLFSVRTGCRDSMIYDVRVRPKFRANFKLSDTTGCAPLTVNFDDTTTRSRKWFWDFGDPALDGDTAIIQKPSYKYTIPAVYDAKLTATDKDGCTASATRKIYVKGPRANFKTVGRICPPDSVAFFDISTKTDSLSKWTWKFGDKGKAPADTSNLRHPKYKFSALGTYLVTLTVSDKIGCSHSLTRVIEYAPPKPVFMVVPDVLCAGTTASFQNYTVGGLNNRYHWRFGDGDTSNVINPSHVYNDTGKYDVFLRVRRNDGCEDSITVKKAINVVKPQVDFSVNQSKGLCPPFAVVFTISQTDDVNEYYWDFGDSSYSAVKNPTHTYNKPGKYTVSVRVKSIGGCYDSIIKQDFITVGGPTGTFSFTPNDGCKPLKVNLKANGSTDAVLYTWDYGDGQLDYLNTDTATHVYKVNGIFRPKLILTDSNNCSLTYFTDDSITIINGAAVVFTTSNLTICAGGTVTFTDNSSPAGAITQRNWHINDTLKGSGGNFQRQFVDTGKFNVKLVVNDTLGCQTDSSVVVAVKAQPVITISPDTSICFGNSTQLNVSGGESYKWSPSGSLNNDTLASPTAQPINTTMYSVVAKAGAGCPDVTKNVTVTILPLPSVDAGVKKTICEGDTTALTATGAINYTWEYSPFLSDTSSASTLAYPPATAYFKVYGTDANGCTFYDSVQVESVIAPDPQIAGPAKVCFGSQTTLTANGGDAFLWNTGATTASINVVMTKNESFWVKSTLLGCPGGEDTIDVEVDNSVFDADFTLQKDTFYAGELIGITNNSFGAVKYSWNTDGRTYTDSLPKITYRNEGEYQLRLTAQSATGCLDSTARTVIVVPDFIYFPTAFTPSGDFLNDWYKYFAPYELAEVHFMIYDRWGELVFEAKDQNTLWDGSFKGKPLPDGVYVYMFFAHKPSGQIVTARGNITLIR